A single region of the Alosa alosa isolate M-15738 ecotype Scorff River chromosome 6, AALO_Geno_1.1, whole genome shotgun sequence genome encodes:
- the LOC125296631 gene encoding E3 ubiquitin-protein ligase TRIM39 isoform X2, which yields MHFGPVVLVLLLRRLGLSSECGVFAAWRVSLSASQANEMCAVPTLSPVLKMAQVALSADVLSEGEVTCSICLDLLCDPVTTPCGHNFCQGCIGGYWASIEVCTCPLCKRVFDERPKLSINRVLAAITNHYKVAQYDAEDMATGPASLAMMPVPKPRSKAGAFGAETIPEDLDVAKGKAVLCDVCSGRKQRAVSTCMTCMASYCQEHVRPHHETSFYHSHQLHDPGEAMRGRMCPTHGRLLDVYCRTDQACICSICVLETHRTHNTVSVQTERVIKQKLLSKTELDIQTSIERKSLSLADLRGRIHTVKNYARAEQAQLEHLLGEVICSVDRIRRELVGGMQEKQMSATGRAEEIAARQEAELSRMQEVRAKLEEQATSDDHIGFLQSFEEVSAPLDAELNQRRDEPEVDLELRFSLDDVKTALRDVHERLEDIRGGEVRYRHSVPTLQESESMISIRSTGSMGRRDWSLKDMRRIKPGSAHKKVKGYMEDVTLNPVTAYPFLILSEDRKQVKRGEKLQFYRNSTQRFDVWSCVLAKEGFESGRHYWEVTVGENKDWKLGVALESAHRKGLFDMGPSAGYYALWWGGAHLRPLTPPPLGKVKVTGRLRRIGVFLDCEEGHVIFYNAKSGSELYSFTAPRFTERVMPLFGTGDKEVPLVLSSVLDGHH from the exons ATGCACTTCGGTCCAGTGGTCCTTGTCCTTCTCTTGAGGAGGTTGGGCCTTTCATCTGAATGTGGAGTCTTTGCAGCATGGAGGGTTTCCCTATCAGCGAGTCAAGCAAAtgaaatgtgt GCTGTTCCCACACTGTCCCCGGTGCTGAAGATGGCTCAGGTGGCGCTGTCGGCCGACGTCCTCTCGGAGGGCGAGGTGACTTGCTCCATCTGCCTGGACCTGCTGTGCGACCCGGTCACCACGCCCTGCGGGCACAACTTCTGCCAGGGCTGCATCGGCGGCTACTGGGCCTCCATCGAGGTGTGCACGTGCCCGCTCTGCAAGCGCGTCTTCGACGAGCGGCCGAAGCTCAGCATCAACCGCGTGCTGGCCGCCATCACCAACCACTACAAGGTGGCCCAGTACGACGCCGAGGACATGGCCACTGGCCCGGCCAGCCTGGCAATGATGCCCGTGCCCAAACCCCGCTCCAAAGCCGGCGCCTTCGGGGCCGAGACGATCCCAGAGGACCTGGACGTGGCGAAGGGGAAGGCGGTCCTGTGCGACGTGTGCTCAGGCCGGAAGCAGCGGGCGGTCAGCACCTGCATGACTTGCATGGCGTCGTACTGCCAGGAGCACGTTCGGCCGCACCACGAGACGTCGTTCTACCACAGCCACCAGCTGCACGACCCCGGCGAGGCCATGCGCGGCCGAATGTGCCCCACGCACGGCCGGCTGCTGGACGTCTACTGCCGCACTGACCAGGCCTGCATCTGCTCCATCTGCGTGCTGGAGACGCACCGCACACACAATACCGTGTCCGTGCAGACCGAGAGGGTCatcaaacag AAACTGCTGAGTAAGACGGAACTGGACATTCAGACCAGCATCGAGAGGAAGAGTCTCAGCCTGGCGGACTTGAGGGGGAGGATACACACAGTGAAG AACTATGCCAGGGCGGAGCAGGCTCAGCTGGAACACCTGCTGGGGGAGGTGATCTGCTCGGTGGACCGGATTCGCCGGGAGCTCGTAGGTGGGATGCAGGAGAAGCAGATGTCTGCGACTGGTCGGGCAGAGGAAATAGCGGCGCGGCAGGAGGCAGAGCTAAGCAGGATGCAGGAAGTGAGGGCAAAACTTGAGGAACAGGCCACCTCTGATGACCACATCGGCTTCCTGCAG AGCTTTGAGGAGGTGAGCGCTCCCCTGGATGCTGAGCTGAATCAGCGACGGGATGAACCCGAGGTGGACCTGGAGCTGCGCTTCTCTCTGGACGACGTCAAGACCGCGCTCAGGGACGTCCACGAGAGGCTGGAGGATATCCGTGGGGGAGAGGTGCGCTACCGACACTCGG tccCAACGCtgcaagagagtgagagcatgATCAGCATCAGATCAACGGGGTCAATGGGAAGGAGAGACTGGTCACTGAAAG ACATGCGCAGAATAAAGCCTGGCTCAG CACACAAGAAGGTGAAAGGATATATGG AGGACGTGACTCTGAACCCGGTGACCGCGTACCCTTTCCTGATCCTGTCCGAAGATCGTAAGCAGGTCAAGCGTGGCGAAAAGCTGCAGTTCTACCGAAACAGCACCCAGCGCTTCGACGTCTGGTCCTGCGTGCTCGCCAAGGAGGGCTTCGAGTCGGGAAGGCACTACTGGGAG GTGACCGTGGGTGAGAATAAGGACTGGAAGCTGGGTGTGGCCCTGGAGTCTGCCCACAGGAAGGGCCTGTTCGACATGGGCCCCTCGGCCGGCTACTACGCCCTCTGGTGGGGCGGCGCGCACCTGCGCCCTCTGACCCCGCCGCCGCTGGGCAAGGTGAAGGTGACGGGGCGCCTGCGCCGCATCGGGGTCTTCCTGGACTGCGAGGAGGGCCACGTCATCTTCTACAACGCCAAGTCCGGCAGCGAGCTGTACTCGTTCACCGCGCCGCGCTTCACTGAGAGGGTGATGCCGCTGTTTGGGACCGGGGACAAGGAGGTCCCTCTGGTGCTGAGCAGCGTACTGGATGGACACCATTGA
- the LOC125296631 gene encoding E3 ubiquitin-protein ligase TRIM39 isoform X3, which produces MAQVALSADVLSEGEVTCSICLDLLCDPVTTPCGHNFCQGCIGGYWASIEVCTCPLCKRVFDERPKLSINRVLAAITNHYKVAQYDAEDMATGPASLAMMPVPKPRSKAGAFGAETIPEDLDVAKGKAVLCDVCSGRKQRAVSTCMTCMASYCQEHVRPHHETSFYHSHQLHDPGEAMRGRMCPTHGRLLDVYCRTDQACICSICVLETHRTHNTVSVQTERVIKQKLLSKTELDIQTSIERKSLSLADLRGRIHTVKNYARAEQAQLEHLLGEVICSVDRIRRELVGGMQEKQMSATGRAEEIAARQEAELSRMQEVRAKLEEQATSDDHIGFLQSFEEVSAPLDAELNQRRDEPEVDLELRFSLDDVKTALRDVHERLEDIRGGEVRYRHSVPTLQESESMISIRSTGSMGRRDWSLKDMRRIKPGSAHKKVKGYMEDVTLNPVTAYPFLILSEDRKQVKRGEKLQFYRNSTQRFDVWSCVLAKEGFESGRHYWEVTVGENKDWKLGVALESAHRKGLFDMGPSAGYYALWWGGAHLRPLTPPPLGKVKVTGRLRRIGVFLDCEEGHVIFYNAKSGSELYSFTAPRFTERVMPLFGTGDKEVPLVLSSVLDGHH; this is translated from the exons ATGGCTCAGGTGGCGCTGTCGGCCGACGTCCTCTCGGAGGGCGAGGTGACTTGCTCCATCTGCCTGGACCTGCTGTGCGACCCGGTCACCACGCCCTGCGGGCACAACTTCTGCCAGGGCTGCATCGGCGGCTACTGGGCCTCCATCGAGGTGTGCACGTGCCCGCTCTGCAAGCGCGTCTTCGACGAGCGGCCGAAGCTCAGCATCAACCGCGTGCTGGCCGCCATCACCAACCACTACAAGGTGGCCCAGTACGACGCCGAGGACATGGCCACTGGCCCGGCCAGCCTGGCAATGATGCCCGTGCCCAAACCCCGCTCCAAAGCCGGCGCCTTCGGGGCCGAGACGATCCCAGAGGACCTGGACGTGGCGAAGGGGAAGGCGGTCCTGTGCGACGTGTGCTCAGGCCGGAAGCAGCGGGCGGTCAGCACCTGCATGACTTGCATGGCGTCGTACTGCCAGGAGCACGTTCGGCCGCACCACGAGACGTCGTTCTACCACAGCCACCAGCTGCACGACCCCGGCGAGGCCATGCGCGGCCGAATGTGCCCCACGCACGGCCGGCTGCTGGACGTCTACTGCCGCACTGACCAGGCCTGCATCTGCTCCATCTGCGTGCTGGAGACGCACCGCACACACAATACCGTGTCCGTGCAGACCGAGAGGGTCatcaaacag AAACTGCTGAGTAAGACGGAACTGGACATTCAGACCAGCATCGAGAGGAAGAGTCTCAGCCTGGCGGACTTGAGGGGGAGGATACACACAGTGAAG AACTATGCCAGGGCGGAGCAGGCTCAGCTGGAACACCTGCTGGGGGAGGTGATCTGCTCGGTGGACCGGATTCGCCGGGAGCTCGTAGGTGGGATGCAGGAGAAGCAGATGTCTGCGACTGGTCGGGCAGAGGAAATAGCGGCGCGGCAGGAGGCAGAGCTAAGCAGGATGCAGGAAGTGAGGGCAAAACTTGAGGAACAGGCCACCTCTGATGACCACATCGGCTTCCTGCAG AGCTTTGAGGAGGTGAGCGCTCCCCTGGATGCTGAGCTGAATCAGCGACGGGATGAACCCGAGGTGGACCTGGAGCTGCGCTTCTCTCTGGACGACGTCAAGACCGCGCTCAGGGACGTCCACGAGAGGCTGGAGGATATCCGTGGGGGAGAGGTGCGCTACCGACACTCGG tccCAACGCtgcaagagagtgagagcatgATCAGCATCAGATCAACGGGGTCAATGGGAAGGAGAGACTGGTCACTGAAAG ACATGCGCAGAATAAAGCCTGGCTCAG CACACAAGAAGGTGAAAGGATATATGG AGGACGTGACTCTGAACCCGGTGACCGCGTACCCTTTCCTGATCCTGTCCGAAGATCGTAAGCAGGTCAAGCGTGGCGAAAAGCTGCAGTTCTACCGAAACAGCACCCAGCGCTTCGACGTCTGGTCCTGCGTGCTCGCCAAGGAGGGCTTCGAGTCGGGAAGGCACTACTGGGAG GTGACCGTGGGTGAGAATAAGGACTGGAAGCTGGGTGTGGCCCTGGAGTCTGCCCACAGGAAGGGCCTGTTCGACATGGGCCCCTCGGCCGGCTACTACGCCCTCTGGTGGGGCGGCGCGCACCTGCGCCCTCTGACCCCGCCGCCGCTGGGCAAGGTGAAGGTGACGGGGCGCCTGCGCCGCATCGGGGTCTTCCTGGACTGCGAGGAGGGCCACGTCATCTTCTACAACGCCAAGTCCGGCAGCGAGCTGTACTCGTTCACCGCGCCGCGCTTCACTGAGAGGGTGATGCCGCTGTTTGGGACCGGGGACAAGGAGGTCCCTCTGGTGCTGAGCAGCGTACTGGATGGACACCATTGA
- the LOC125296631 gene encoding E3 ubiquitin-protein ligase TRIM39 isoform X1, whose translation MHFGPVVLVLLLRRLGLSSECGVFAAWRVSLSASQANEMCAVPTLSPVLKMAQVALSADVLSEGEVTCSICLDLLCDPVTTPCGHNFCQGCIGGYWASIEVCTCPLCKRVFDERPKLSINRVLAAITNHYKVAQYDAEDMATGPASLAMMPVPKPRSKAGAFGAETIPEDLDVAKGKAVLCDVCSGRKQRAVSTCMTCMASYCQEHVRPHHETSFYHSHQLHDPGEAMRGRMCPTHGRLLDVYCRTDQACICSICVLETHRTHNTVSVQTERVIKQKLLSKTELDIQTSIERKSLSLADLRGRIHTVKNYARAEQAQLEHLLGEVICSVDRIRRELVGGMQEKQMSATGRAEEIAARQEAELSRMQEVRAKLEEQATSDDHIGFLQVTHARTHARTSDDHIGFLQSFEEVSAPLDAELNQRRDEPEVDLELRFSLDDVKTALRDVHERLEDIRGGEVRYRHSVPTLQESESMISIRSTGSMGRRDWSLKDMRRIKPGSAHKKVKGYMEDVTLNPVTAYPFLILSEDRKQVKRGEKLQFYRNSTQRFDVWSCVLAKEGFESGRHYWEVTVGENKDWKLGVALESAHRKGLFDMGPSAGYYALWWGGAHLRPLTPPPLGKVKVTGRLRRIGVFLDCEEGHVIFYNAKSGSELYSFTAPRFTERVMPLFGTGDKEVPLVLSSVLDGHH comes from the exons ATGCACTTCGGTCCAGTGGTCCTTGTCCTTCTCTTGAGGAGGTTGGGCCTTTCATCTGAATGTGGAGTCTTTGCAGCATGGAGGGTTTCCCTATCAGCGAGTCAAGCAAAtgaaatgtgt GCTGTTCCCACACTGTCCCCGGTGCTGAAGATGGCTCAGGTGGCGCTGTCGGCCGACGTCCTCTCGGAGGGCGAGGTGACTTGCTCCATCTGCCTGGACCTGCTGTGCGACCCGGTCACCACGCCCTGCGGGCACAACTTCTGCCAGGGCTGCATCGGCGGCTACTGGGCCTCCATCGAGGTGTGCACGTGCCCGCTCTGCAAGCGCGTCTTCGACGAGCGGCCGAAGCTCAGCATCAACCGCGTGCTGGCCGCCATCACCAACCACTACAAGGTGGCCCAGTACGACGCCGAGGACATGGCCACTGGCCCGGCCAGCCTGGCAATGATGCCCGTGCCCAAACCCCGCTCCAAAGCCGGCGCCTTCGGGGCCGAGACGATCCCAGAGGACCTGGACGTGGCGAAGGGGAAGGCGGTCCTGTGCGACGTGTGCTCAGGCCGGAAGCAGCGGGCGGTCAGCACCTGCATGACTTGCATGGCGTCGTACTGCCAGGAGCACGTTCGGCCGCACCACGAGACGTCGTTCTACCACAGCCACCAGCTGCACGACCCCGGCGAGGCCATGCGCGGCCGAATGTGCCCCACGCACGGCCGGCTGCTGGACGTCTACTGCCGCACTGACCAGGCCTGCATCTGCTCCATCTGCGTGCTGGAGACGCACCGCACACACAATACCGTGTCCGTGCAGACCGAGAGGGTCatcaaacag AAACTGCTGAGTAAGACGGAACTGGACATTCAGACCAGCATCGAGAGGAAGAGTCTCAGCCTGGCGGACTTGAGGGGGAGGATACACACAGTGAAG AACTATGCCAGGGCGGAGCAGGCTCAGCTGGAACACCTGCTGGGGGAGGTGATCTGCTCGGTGGACCGGATTCGCCGGGAGCTCGTAGGTGGGATGCAGGAGAAGCAGATGTCTGCGACTGGTCGGGCAGAGGAAATAGCGGCGCGGCAGGAGGCAGAGCTAAGCAGGATGCAGGAAGTGAGGGCAAAACTTGAGGAACAGGCCACCTCTGATGACCACATCGGCTTCCTGCAGgtgacgcacgcacgcacgcacgcacgcacctctGATGACCACATCGGCTTCCTGCAG AGCTTTGAGGAGGTGAGCGCTCCCCTGGATGCTGAGCTGAATCAGCGACGGGATGAACCCGAGGTGGACCTGGAGCTGCGCTTCTCTCTGGACGACGTCAAGACCGCGCTCAGGGACGTCCACGAGAGGCTGGAGGATATCCGTGGGGGAGAGGTGCGCTACCGACACTCGG tccCAACGCtgcaagagagtgagagcatgATCAGCATCAGATCAACGGGGTCAATGGGAAGGAGAGACTGGTCACTGAAAG ACATGCGCAGAATAAAGCCTGGCTCAG CACACAAGAAGGTGAAAGGATATATGG AGGACGTGACTCTGAACCCGGTGACCGCGTACCCTTTCCTGATCCTGTCCGAAGATCGTAAGCAGGTCAAGCGTGGCGAAAAGCTGCAGTTCTACCGAAACAGCACCCAGCGCTTCGACGTCTGGTCCTGCGTGCTCGCCAAGGAGGGCTTCGAGTCGGGAAGGCACTACTGGGAG GTGACCGTGGGTGAGAATAAGGACTGGAAGCTGGGTGTGGCCCTGGAGTCTGCCCACAGGAAGGGCCTGTTCGACATGGGCCCCTCGGCCGGCTACTACGCCCTCTGGTGGGGCGGCGCGCACCTGCGCCCTCTGACCCCGCCGCCGCTGGGCAAGGTGAAGGTGACGGGGCGCCTGCGCCGCATCGGGGTCTTCCTGGACTGCGAGGAGGGCCACGTCATCTTCTACAACGCCAAGTCCGGCAGCGAGCTGTACTCGTTCACCGCGCCGCGCTTCACTGAGAGGGTGATGCCGCTGTTTGGGACCGGGGACAAGGAGGTCCCTCTGGTGCTGAGCAGCGTACTGGATGGACACCATTGA